The genomic stretch ttttaattggtGCGGACTGTTCTACAAAACTCTGTccttattttaattctttaatttttgtatCTAGCCCTTGGAGTGCTTCGTTTTGTTTATACTCAAACTTTAAACATTAGCCATTTTACTCATGTAAGTCATTTCTctgaatattactttaaaaatacaggaTTAAGATAAATTTTGAGTCATAATCCACTAATCTCTGAGATTCTTAGTCCTGTTtactaaaaattataaacatctgAGCTGCGCTGGAATTGGTGGCAAGCTTGCTAAGTACTGACTCCATTCCCCCAAGATTTTTTGCTGGAGAACAAAAGGCCCTTTAAGAAAGACCGTAtttgtaagaaaacaaaatatttcatatataccTATCTAGATTTCCCCTTCATTTTCACATCTGAGCCTAATCACGTAAACTACAAAGACAGTAGGAGGAGGCAACATCCACAATCTTGATTCACTGTCTTCATAGCACTGGAGGGCAAGAAGCGGTATTAAGTAGCCACAACTCTGTAGCTCCACTCCGGGAGAGGGAAGTGAGAGAAAACTGGGCTAAAGAGGTGTCGGATTGATTTcaaccccaccccccgccccgcccagttTTAAAAGGAGGCATGTAGTCATTAAAAGAACTCTTTCTTAATGAGGAAAACTGTACATAAAGAAGCTTGTACTGCTGTAGCTGGCTGCAAAACAAAAGGCGTGTGCTGTATAACGGGGAAAACGCATCCTGCGGTGTGGCTTTGTGAAACTATAAACATCTCAGTTATGTAAAATTAGAGATTATgtttaatgtttatatatttgctTGCTAATTGGCTGTTAGTACATGTGTAAAACTAAACCCCTTTCCCAATGTGTTAGAAATCATTTTTTACAGAGTGGTAGTATTTAGAAAGGCTTCCATTctttaaaggcttcccaggtggcttagtggtaaagaattcacctgccaatgcaagagacatgggttcaatccctgggtcaggaagatcccctggaaaaggaaatggcaacccactctggtattcttgcctggaaaatcccatggacataggaacctggctggctacagtccatggggttgccaaaggagtcgaacacaacctagggactaaacaacaaacttGTTCTTTAATGGTGGGAAAGCCATTGCAATAGAGGCTTTGAAGAGGGTCATGGAAAAAAGTGGTTCCAAAGAAAGTGATGTCTACTAAGATGCTATCTATATACTTTGGAAATTCAGTTTGAGatcttttctctgttctctgaCGGTCTCTGGATTTGTTACAGAACTTTTATCAGGTTTCTATTAgtaatgtatatacatttttaagttgCATTTCAGATTTAATAACTTGATAAACTACCATATCTAAGAACTAGGATGAatcatttttcttgctttttctgctatatggctttttaaaaaaaatcctgatttctCACTTGTCTTTTTGTGTATTTCCCCCATCTCTACTTCCCATTATTTTGTTCTAATACTGTATGGCTCCTGTACTATTTCAATTCTTAACACCTCAACATGTCCCCACAAATCTCTGAGCACACACTGTAGTCTTCTTCTCTTTCAACTAAATCTATGCCAGTCAATATGTCTCTCagttctcctggcaaacttgttCTTTTATGCAAATTGTATACAAAAATATGACTTGCATATCTTTAAAATGTGATATAAACAGAAAGAATAATACTGTTAAATTACTGTTCGTAatcacaaaattatatttttaaatataggagTTATTTAAAATCCCTTTCATTATGAGAAGGTTATTACTATGCAAGTAATTTACATTAAAACACATTCTATCCAACAGATGTGCTGATTTGTGGGCTGGTTTTGCCAGTTTTAATTCACATGTAATTCATGTAGACCTCATGTCAGCAACAACTAACAGTAATACTACTTTATCTAAAAAATGATAAACTATTTCCATttatatgttattattttatagtCCTCAAATTTTAtagtcctttacagaaaaaaaaaggcatgttGATAAACTGTAATTTTCCATAACACATTTTCTCCAAATCTTAGTATAAAACACGAGACATGTTTTTTTTGCACACTCTACTTTTATAGAACAACCAGATTTGtgattgatttctttattttattagatttatcAATATACATGGCAGCTTTCTCAAATCTCGAAGTAAGTTCCAAAAGTATGtcattttaaaggtgaaaaatcattttcctttaGATGTCATCTTCCTAGAAAGCTATTAAAGTctatttataaacaaaaataattgataAACTAACACACtttagaaatcaaaatattttaaattattttaaatgaatacaaGATATGCTTTTTTAATTAACTATCATAGTTAAATTGAATCACAAAACAAAATGACTTGTCCCCACTAATTTGTCAAGTGGAGTAAAGTCATTGGGTTTTTACACTTAATATAAGTTTTAAATGTGATtattaaatgataatattttatcaATTATAGGAAATATTCATTTATAGGAATTTCCTTAGGTCCATCAATCTTTTTAGGCCAAGTTTGAGCCCATGTCAACCTTCAAGGTTAGATTCAGCGCACCTAACCTGCCTACTAAGTTTTCAATTTAAGAATATGAATTTCACTGGTAAGACAGGGAAATAAACAGTGGCTAATCATTGTtcaacttacaaaaaaaaaaaaagctaaagtaAATGGGATAGTTTTAAAtaactacttaaaaaaattttttttaatttaaacaggaATGGCCAATGATATTGGGTTTAAAATTTCACAAGGtagccttaaaaaacaaaataaaataaaaattgtgacaTCACCAccttactgattaaaaaaaacaacctatgCTTCAACAGTCACTGAAGGGGTAACAACCACTTGTAATCtacatttaaaagtaattttaatcatagctaaaacaaactaaaaacaaagaattctattaagaaataacaaaaatgataAACATTTAATAACACCTAAAATGTATATACTTAAGATcctaaacaaaaatattaacgGTAAAAGGGccttgaaaatttttttcaacaatTCCATCTTATAAAATCATTTCTAAATAGCTCATATCCTTTGCTTTGGTGTTTTGTCTCCTATCAGCTAAACATTTTACAGTAGAAAATCACTTATGTTCTTTTCAAATGCTTGGCATTATAATGTGATCTCATATCTTTCCTCAAGTTAAATTTTGCTCCACATATTCCACATGTATACAGATGAATATCCATGTGCTGCTCCAACTGTTCATTATTTGGAAATATCTGAAAGCAGACCTGGCATATAGTCTCACCAGCAGATAAATGAGAAATCATATGCCGTACATGGTCATGTTTTCTGAAGTTGCCTTGATCACAAATGGAACAGACATACCTGGCCATGCCTTTGTGCATGTCATTGTGCAGGCGCAACTGACGTTCTCTTAAAAACTGCTTCCCACATGTCTGACAAACAAACTGTTTTTCCTTGGTATGAACAGTATAGTGTTCTCTTAAGTGACACCGCTGATAAAATCCTTTCCCACACAGGTTACAAAAATGCTTTCGTCTGTGATCTCTTTCATTCTCTTCCATGATGGCACTCTTAAACACGTCTTGGTCTAGGCAGCTAGACATATGTTCAACCACTAGATTTTCAGTTTCAAATCGCTGGCCACAATTAGGACATCGAAAAGGACAGGCAGAATGTTTAAATAACTGCTTCTTTTGGATACTGTTTATCTGGAAATGATTATCTCTAAAATCATCCAACATTTCAACAAACATATCCCTTATTTCTGACTGTTCATCAGGATTCTCTTCCATATCCATCTTCTCCTCGGCATTTCCTAACCCGTTCATTGTTAGATCTTGGGGCTCTCCGCATCTCTGGGCATGCTCCTGAAGCTGTCTACCCTTCACAAGTATTTGTCCACATTTGCCACATGCACAGATATTTTCGATGTGTTTGGCCAAGTAATGAGATGACAGGTCCTCCTCAGTTATTGTGAGCCCACACAGCTCACAAGAAGCATTTTCAGTATCCTCTTGTACAGGGCTGCTATTGTTCGGGGGCCTCATATTTTCTAAACCACCTCTTTCATCAGCATTTATTGACATCCGAGGTTTTAGAGTTTTCCTCCCACTTTTTTTAATACTGACATCTTCTTCAACATAATATCTATAAAATGGCTCTTCAGCTTCGTCTTCTAACTCATCATTGTCAGTGGACTCATTACAGTCTTTATCAGTAACTTTAATAATGTTAAAGTCTTTCAGTTCATCTGTAGGAATATCCTCTGGTTCCATCTTAATGATGATTCTTTTCCTCTCAGCGGCTCTGCTCTTTTCTTCACTGGCTAGTTCAGACTCCACTGTGCTACTTTTTCTGCTTCCAGTGGTTGAAGCTGAATCATCAGCAGCCTGGCTTGTGTCTCCTCTGTATTTGTCTGTCTGTGCAGAAAAGGTTTTAGAAGAATCCTTTTCACCAAATTCAGCTTTGATATTACTGTCTTTTCCATCTCTAATATCCACTAATCTATGATAGGATCTTGTGTTTTGGTATGAATGTCTGTTAGTACAGGTTAGCACATGCTCATCTAATAATTTTTCACAGCTAAAGCCAAATCCACAGCTATCACAGGTAAAACTCCGTCCAAAGCGTCGTGATACACGTTCTTTTGGAGTAGATAATTTGGACACAGAACTCTTTTTACATACATCAAATAATGGCTCAGGAAAATTACCTAATTGCAACGACTCTTCATCAGGCTCTCTATTATGTGGTGTATTCACTGTTGAACTTGGCTCTGCACACCACCTATTAGCTTCACTGCCATTTCTAGCCACAGTGTCTTCATACATTCTCACCCCAAATATCATTTTGCTGTTCTGTTTGCTAGAAGCAGAAGATGAACATTTTGAACTAGAACAATCTGCATCCTGTATGTCTTCTAAGCAGTCAGGAACATTGTACAGCTGTAGGTAGTTCATTGCCACTTTAAACTGTTCAAAACTGGAAGGAGCTGTCATAATTTTTCCTAAATACATGAACTGCAAAATGAGATCAAAACACTCAGCACTAATTTTCATGTTGCTGAGATTCAGTTGTGCAGTACTATGCTGATGGTTCATGAAAAACATTCTAAAATAGGAGCTACAAGCAGCTAGAACTGCTTTGTGTGCTTGAAAGTAAATGTCATCAATTGCAATACAACAGTCACAGAGAAAACCCCATTCCCTTTGGTTGTTTAGCTGCTGAAGGACGTAGCTGCTGTGGCTGGGCTTTGCCATCTTCTATTAATTAGAGACCtatgtaaaacaaaaacattaaaatcagacaagaaatcagaaaagcacttgaaaaaaaaagagctgtcCATTCTAACATTGTAAAACTCAATTAatatatacctgaatcacttttaAAACTTGAAGACACCCAGCCATTTATTCAAGCTTctcatttttaagaaatacaaGCAAAGTTATCAAAAGCAAAACCCATCATTTTGGTTTCATTACAACTCTAGAAGGAAACATGCAATTTAAAActaaatttgaaaggaaaaaagacactAGTTTTAAAGTACTTAAAGAATACAAACagtgaaagcaaataaaatagcAATTTGAATTGAAAGTAATTCAAttgccaaatattaaaaaaaactcttcagGTGATTGATATAAAGGAATTATTGCTCATCCTTAAGTGTGATGCAGGAAATTTGGTTGTTAAAAGCATCCTATCTTTTAGATACACATACTGCTGTGTTTACTGATGAAATGATACATCTAAGATATGCTTGAGAATAATCTAGTGGGGTGGGTATAGGGCTATAAATGATACAAGATTGGTCCTGTGGTGATAACTATTGAAGCTAGGAAGTAGACATAATTCtatttttgtatgtttgaaaGTTTCCTTAGAAAAATTCTACTCACTAAAGCTTATTAGACTACATGCAAATGGCACTAAGCAAATAGGTTTGGTCAATGCCTGTTTCTTAATTTATTAGAGAAGGAGTAATTCTGTATAAAGAAACAGGGGACCTATTTGGGAAGGAGGTATCTGTCCTTAGATTgtaaatttttcttcatttttcaattattaaaaaaaaggtaTACAAAAGTAACACATgcttactgaaaaaaattaaaacataaaagtaCATAAAAACACACCTTAGGTCACATACCTCTTTCCAGAGATAACCTCTCCAATTATTTATCTTCAAATCTgtttatatgcatacatacagagTCAACAGCTATTGAGTACCCACTACATGCCAGACAAATAGTTTtgctttggtttaaaaaaaattttttttaacctaaatgaTATTGTACTGTATATACCTTCTGCAACTAATTTTCTTCACTTAtcaacatataaatatttttaatatacagaGCTGATGCTGGATAAAGACAGGAGCACTGTAAGTCcgattatattacaaagctaaaATAAGATCCAATTTCAGCCTTAATTTTTAACctgtataaataaaatttcagaatctATCTTCTACTTGAAAACAAGTTCCTACGCAATTTGACTGAACATAAAAAGAACAACTGAACAAGCTGTTCATAGAAATAAAACATTCACATCTCAAAACCTTTTAATCCCTGCAATGATATTAGAAATTATCTAAATTTACTTACTTCTACTTGCTTTTTATCTGTTTGTCACAAATCACATGTGGGTCACATACCCCTTTCCCCTACTGCCTCAAGATCACCCTGCTTGTTTTTTTCCTGCCTGAAATCAGAGTTACACAGTAGGGACGTGCCCCTGGTGAAATGAAGATGGCTTATGAGACCTACAGCCATCTTTAAATTGAAACGTCTGGCCTTTTCTGTAAGCCAGATCAAATAGTATTACAAGCAGGTATAATATTTCAACCTTGTGTAACTTAGATATCTGTACCAGAATGGAGTCATGTTCAGTATGTAGCTATATACAAAATGCAATGTATGCTCAGGTATTTATCAGTGTTATTTATAACTCGAAATGCGTGTTAATAAGGGAGTTGTAAGTAAACCAAGGTAAATCCACTTCCTAAAATTCACTGCCATGTGgcctttataaaattatatttatgaatgaaggctataaaagaaaatgagaaaagttttCAGGATGGAAAGTCAAGTAAATAACCACAGACTacgaagttttaaaaattacaataacataaaacaacaaaaaactttcacacacactcacacacaaatatTGACCCCCTCCAAGCCCATTTTATGTAGGATGAGATCTCTAGATCTATAGACATTTTACAgcaagggtccccaacctccaggatttaatgcctaatgatctgaggtggagctgatgaagTACATAATaataaagtgcataataaatgtaatgcgcTTGACTCATCCCAAAACTACCCCCCTGGCCCCAGACCTTGGAAAACTTGCCTTCCacgaaaccggtccctggtgccaaaaagattggggacaCCACTGTTCTACAGGATTCAGAGAGACCTTTAATGAATAAAGAGGTAGAAGGATAGAtattatctcaaattttcttctaataataagagttgttaaaaaatgaaacacatcTAGAGGATAATGACTGTCCCATTTAGAAGCAGGGGAGAAATTCTGTTAAGGACAGCGCAGTGAACAGGGCACAGGCTGTGGGTCAGACAGGCCTGAGTTCCAACTTAGCTTTGCCACCTTAGATGACTTGTTTGTCCTCACTGACCCCAAGTTTCCTAAACTGTCAAAGTGGGGATAATTACACCTCAAAAATGGTATCAAACATGAGGCTTCACAGGAGCCATGTGTGAAATGTTCAGTGCTTGGCACGTGACAACTAATGGAAGGAATAGTGGCAGTTGCAATGGTAGTGTTGCTTCCTTAAGCACAGGAGGGAAGTctgactgttgctgctgctgctaagtcgcttcagtcatgtccgactctgtgagaccccatagacggcagcccaccaggctaccccgtccctgggattctccagggaagaacactggagtgggttgccatttccttctccaatgcatgaaagtgaagttgctcagtcatgtccgactcttcgtgaccccatggactgcagcctaccaggctcctctgtccatgggattttccaagcaagagtactggagtggggtgccactgccttctccgggaaGTCTGACTAGACAGTCTTAAAATTTCCTTCTAAATAAGAGCCCATCCGTATGAAAGCCAGCAGTTTATCTGTTAAAACTTTCAGGTTTAAATGTCTTGTGATTGAAATATTGACATTAAGAGCTTAAAAGTTCCAAAGACCTTTGTAATCTAAAGGAAAAGCAGTTTTATGGTCAGCAACCAAAATGAATGCAGCCACATAGACCAATATGATAGGCACATATGTAGCTACAGTTATAATTCACTTAGTGAACATACATTCTGTGTTAAACAAAACACTAAAACAAGTAAGAGAATCAACAGCATTTTAACACACATTAACTCAAAAATCGAGTATTCTGGTGTACCAGGCACTGTATAGAGTACTGAGAATCAGCAACAACATAGGTATCCTATAATCTCAAGGATACATCACTGAGGGCAATTTATTGTTCTAGATGGGTTACTTTGCTCAACACATACGTACTATGCACGAAGGCAATGTGCTGTGATGGACAGAACAAGGGCTCAGGGTCCAACAGACCTGAGTATGAATCCCACCACCACCATGTCTCTGTAATTCTATCTTCCCCTCATACAGCTGGAAGCTGAACAAGTACCTTTTTGTCAAAAATTAATGCTAACACTACAGCTCTTAGGCTGATCTAAAACTGTAGTTTCTACAACAATACAACCAAGTTCTGAGTAAAGCTGATTTTAGGGAGAGTAACCTTTACTAGCAATCATTCACACATTAGCATGAACAACTCTCTTCTTGTTACACCTCATTCAGAAAAGCTTTAAGGTGGCTTAAtaacaccaaaacaaaaacaaacagaaaggcaGGAGGTGGAATCATGGGTGAAGGATCTAAATTCCTGTAAGACTTTTAGTTTGAAAAAGTTTAACCAGCTTTCTCAAATTCAAAACCAGCTACCAAGCACATTAAGAATATTCAGTAATTTAGATATTCAGAGGCTTTTAGAGCTTAGAGATCTAATCTGGTCCCACAGTCTTATTTCACAGAAGGACAATGATGTAGTGCTGTTAAAACAATGTATCGAGGAGGGTTAACTGTGGTAAAGTAGGAACTGGGATTCCTGACCATCCAGATGGTACTAACTACTAAACAGTGATTACTACATACTCCTTGCAGTGTGCTCTTCTGCAAAGAATAGTCAGCAAAGATTGGGCATGAGTCCTTAACATGAGATTTATTAAGATCCTTGCACAAAAAAACTACCCAGAACTCCATGTGTAATGTGGCTGTGTCTGTATATGTGCATCTAATCTTATTCAGTAGATGTGTTccctaaattatattttaagctaTTTCAGTAAATTTCTCACTGACATAGTAAGGTTTCAGAAATACTTTTCCTTCATTGCTAAATCtcttaaatggaaaaaaacagtTTTGCTTGATGTTTCtgttgccctgctgctgctgccactgctgctgctaagtcgcttcagtcgtgtccaactctgtgcgaccccatagacagcagcccacc from Capra hircus breed San Clemente chromosome 10, ASM170441v1, whole genome shotgun sequence encodes the following:
- the ZBTB1 gene encoding zinc finger and BTB domain-containing protein 1 isoform X1, which translates into the protein MAKPSHSSYVLQQLNNQREWGFLCDCCIAIDDIYFQAHKAVLAACSSYFRMFFMNHQHSTAQLNLSNMKISAECFDLILQFMYLGKIMTAPSSFEQFKVAMNYLQLYNVPDCLEDIQDADCSSSKCSSSASSKQNSKMIFGVRMYEDTVARNGSEANRWCAEPSSTVNTPHNREPDEESLQLGNFPEPLFDVCKKSSVSKLSTPKERVSRRFGRSFTCDSCGFGFSCEKLLDEHVLTCTNRHSYQNTRSYHRLVDIRDGKDSNIKAEFGEKDSSKTFSAQTDKYRGDTSQAADDSASTTGSRKSSTVESELASEEKSRAAERKRIIIKMEPEDIPTDELKDFNIIKVTDKDCNESTDNDELEDEAEEPFYRYYVEEDVSIKKSGRKTLKPRMSINADERGGLENMRPPNNSSPVQEDTENASCELCGLTITEEDLSSHYLAKHIENICACGKCGQILVKGRQLQEHAQRCGEPQDLTMNGLGNAEEKMDMEENPDEQSEIRDMFVEMLDDFRDNHFQINSIQKKQLFKHSACPFRCPNCGQRFETENLVVEHMSSCLDQDVFKSAIMEENERDHRRKHFCNLCGKGFYQRCHLREHYTVHTKEKQFVCQTCGKQFLRERQLRLHNDMHKGMARYVCSICDQGNFRKHDHVRHMISHLSAGETICQVCFQIFPNNEQLEQHMDIHLYTCGICGAKFNLRKDMRSHYNAKHLKRT
- the ZBTB1 gene encoding zinc finger and BTB domain-containing protein 1 isoform X2, which encodes MAKPSHSSYVLQQLNNQREWGFLCDCCIAIDDIYFQAHKAVLAACSSYFRMFFMNHQHSTAQLNLSNMKISAECFDLILQFMYLGKIMTAPSSFEQFKVAMNYLQLYNVPDCLEDIQDADCSSSKCSSSASSKQNSKMIFGVRMYEDTVARNGSEANRWCAEPSSTVNTPHNREPDEESLQLGNFPEPLFDVCKKSSVSKLSTPKERVSRRFGRSFTCDSCGFGFSCEKLLDEHVLTCTNRHSYQNTRSYHRLVDIRDGKDSNIKAEFGEKDSSKTFSAQTDKYRGDTSQAADDSASTTGSRKSSTVESELASEEKSRAAERKRIIIKMEPEDIPTDELKDFNIIKVTDKDCNESTDNDELEDEAEEPFYRYYVEEDVSIKKSGRKTLKPRMSINADERGGLENMRPPNNSSPVQEDTENASCELCGLTITEEDLSSHYLAKHIENICACGKCGQILVKGRQLQEHAQRCGEPQDLTMNGLGNAEEKMDMEENPDEQSEIRDMFVEMLDDFRDNHFQINSIQKKQLFKHSACPFRCPNCGQRFETENLVVEHMSSCLDQDVFKSAIMEENERDHRRKHFCNLCGKGFYQRCHLREHYTVHTKEKQFVCQTCGKQFLRERQLRLHNDMHKGMASGQIGPSKPLEK